A genomic stretch from Planctomycetaceae bacterium includes:
- a CDS encoding transcription elongation factor GreA, with amino-acid sequence MIELVPISLTGFSKLMEEMAQLEKEAAELRKRVSEAREMGDLKENGEYIYGRQELGFIEGRLGELRTNINRSEKIDCTKVQCDKAVFGTVVTLVDQNTKEKVTYQLLGPNDADLDAGSISIYSPVGDAVHGLAVGDKGMVKKPKGEFHFEVVEITKSQIE; translated from the coding sequence ATGATAGAGCTTGTACCAATATCATTGACAGGTTTTAGTAAACTTATGGAAGAAATGGCTCAACTCGAAAAAGAAGCGGCTGAACTGCGGAAGAGAGTCAGTGAAGCCCGTGAAATGGGCGATTTAAAGGAAAACGGCGAATATATTTACGGCCGGCAGGAATTGGGCTTTATCGAAGGCCGACTCGGCGAATTGAGGACCAATATAAACCGGTCGGAAAAAATCGATTGTACAAAAGTTCAATGCGACAAAGCCGTCTTCGGCACAGTAGTAACTCTGGTTGACCAGAATACCAAAGAGAAAGTTACTTATCAATTGCTGGGGCCAAACGATGCCGACCTCGACGCAGGAAGCATCTCCATCTACTCACCCGTAGGCGATGCTGTCCACGGCCTTGCTGTGGGCGATAAAGGAATGGTAAAAAAGCCGAAGGGCGAATTTCATTTTGAAGTTGTCGAAATCACTAAATCACAGATTGAGTAA
- a CDS encoding prepilin peptidase codes for MTMIPEWITITFIFAIGACVGSFLNVVIYRMPRDLSIVHPGSACPGCKNPIAFYDNIPLLSWLLLLGKCRKCKTPISPRYFIVELFTAVVFVGFYLLYFRVNIRTGLGGFLDTGYFLYIIQIIMLAAFIAASAIDLELQVIPLSICWLVTAVGIIGSALAVFVYDPVIIRSYDLFPSASAKVAALSAGALLGLLTSLLLLFTGIIKTSYTQQCSDIPTPETENQPPITYKHRLEMLKETIFLLPIVLGAFIAYKVYEWFPGFQNWWIDFSQVPVIAGLFGSLWGYFIGCAVVWATRILGTLAFGREAMGLGDVHLMGAAGAVIGPWPVVTAFFIAPFFGLVWAFICMFFKKIRQIPYGPFLSIGVFVVMILHDTVMNWLQFVFYR; via the coding sequence ATGACTATGATACCGGAATGGATTACGATTACGTTTATTTTCGCTATTGGTGCGTGCGTCGGCAGTTTTCTAAATGTCGTGATATATCGCATGCCCAGGGATTTGTCGATTGTGCATCCGGGCTCGGCATGTCCGGGCTGTAAAAATCCGATTGCCTTTTACGATAACATCCCCCTGCTGTCATGGTTGCTGCTGTTGGGCAAATGCAGAAAATGCAAGACGCCGATTTCGCCGAGATATTTTATAGTAGAGCTGTTCACGGCGGTTGTTTTCGTTGGATTTTATTTGCTCTATTTCCGCGTGAATATCAGAACAGGCCTCGGCGGATTTTTAGACACAGGTTACTTCCTGTACATTATCCAGATAATTATGTTGGCCGCATTTATCGCCGCGTCAGCGATTGACTTGGAATTACAGGTTATTCCGCTTTCGATTTGCTGGCTCGTTACGGCAGTTGGAATTATCGGTTCGGCATTGGCTGTTTTTGTGTATGACCCTGTAATTATCAGAAGTTACGACCTGTTTCCGTCTGCTTCAGCAAAGGTTGCTGCACTCTCGGCAGGCGCATTATTGGGGTTACTAACATCTTTGCTGTTACTTTTTACAGGAATTATCAAAACAAGCTATACGCAACAGTGTTCTGACATTCCAACCCCTGAAACTGAAAATCAGCCGCCAATAACATACAAGCACCGTCTGGAAATGTTGAAAGAGACAATATTTTTACTCCCGATAGTGCTTGGAGCTTTCATCGCGTATAAAGTTTACGAATGGTTTCCGGGCTTTCAGAATTGGTGGATAGATTTTTCGCAAGTACCTGTCATTGCTGGACTTTTCGGCAGTTTATGGGGCTATTTCATTGGCTGTGCAGTAGTCTGGGCAACGCGTATTTTAGGCACTTTGGCTTTTGGCAGAGAGGCTATGGGGCTGGGCGATGTGCACCTTATGGGAGCGGCGGGCGCTGTCATTGGGCCATGGCCGGTGGTAACTGCTTTCTTCATCGCGCCGTTCTTCGGACTGGTTTGGGCGTTCATTTGTATGTTTTTTAAAAAAATACGTCAAATTCCTTATGGTCCCTTCTTGTCAATTGGCGTGTTTGTGGTTATGATTCTACACGACACGGTTATGAACTGGCTTCAGTTCGTATTTTACCGTTAA
- a CDS encoding argininosuccinate synthase, translating to MAKSSNNKVVLAYSGGLDTSVILPWLKENYGYDVIAFAADLGQEEELSGIKKKAMQSGAIKCIVKDLRKEFVTDYLWPMLKSGAIYENGYLLGTSIARPLIAKYQVLVAQAEGAIGVAHGATGKGNDQVRFELTYMALDPTLKIIAPWKDTKFELTSREAAIEYAKEHHIPIDQSTKKIYSRDRNLWHISHEGAELEDPANEPLDRLFVLSNPVTKAPNKPEYVTIGFEKGIPVSLNGKKTDPVKLIVELNKIGGKHGVGQADIVENRLVGIKSRGVYETPGGTILVEAHKALETLTLDRETLHYKQQIALKYADLVYNGQWFCKLRHALDAFVDVTQQNVTGSVRVKLYKGRCTPAGIKSPKSLYNTKMASFTMGDEYNPTDATGFIRLFGLQMKVAGTVDKQL from the coding sequence ATGGCTAAATCATCAAATAATAAAGTCGTTCTCGCTTACAGCGGCGGCCTGGATACAAGTGTAATTCTGCCCTGGCTCAAAGAAAACTATGGCTATGACGTTATCGCGTTCGCAGCCGACCTCGGTCAGGAAGAGGAACTTTCCGGCATAAAGAAAAAAGCGATGCAGTCTGGCGCAATTAAGTGCATTGTAAAAGACCTTCGCAAGGAATTCGTTACGGATTATCTCTGGCCGATGCTCAAAAGCGGCGCGATTTATGAAAACGGCTACCTGCTCGGCACAAGCATTGCCCGTCCGCTTATCGCCAAGTATCAGGTTCTCGTCGCACAGGCCGAAGGTGCTATCGGCGTAGCTCACGGCGCAACAGGCAAAGGCAACGACCAGGTGCGTTTTGAGCTTACATATATGGCGCTCGACCCGACACTGAAAATCATCGCTCCGTGGAAAGACACGAAATTTGAACTCACAAGCCGAGAAGCGGCAATTGAATACGCAAAAGAACATCATATTCCAATCGACCAAAGCACAAAGAAAATCTATTCACGCGACCGCAACCTCTGGCACATCAGCCACGAAGGCGCAGAACTCGAAGACCCGGCAAACGAACCATTGGATCGCCTGTTTGTCTTGTCGAATCCTGTTACAAAAGCGCCGAACAAACCGGAGTATGTAACAATTGGTTTTGAAAAAGGTATTCCGGTAAGTCTCAACGGCAAAAAAACAGACCCGGTAAAACTTATCGTCGAACTGAATAAAATCGGCGGCAAACACGGCGTAGGTCAGGCCGATATTGTGGAAAATCGTCTTGTCGGAATTAAATCCCGCGGCGTGTACGAAACGCCGGGCGGCACAATTCTCGTCGAAGCGCACAAAGCACTGGAAACATTAACGCTCGACCGCGAAACACTGCATTATAAGCAGCAGATTGCCCTGAAATACGCTGACCTTGTTTACAATGGCCAGTGGTTCTGCAAACTGCGCCACGCTCTCGATGCGTTCGTCGATGTAACACAGCAGAACGTAACAGGCTCGGTAAGAGTGAAACTTTATAAAGGCCGCTGCACACCCGCGGGAATAAAGAGTCCAAAGAGTCTGTACAATACAAAGATGGCCAGCTTTACGATGGGCGATGAATATAACCCAACTGACGCGACAGGTTTCATTCGTCTGTTCGGTTTACAGATGAAAGTCGCCGGCACAGTAGATAAACAATTATAA
- a CDS encoding OmpA family protein — protein sequence MLALRKNVVLLTVVLTSVALLGGCTDYKKKYNSLNVEHQNLKGLYDNCKSTLEGSASEKEALAGRLAESQAELERMKSEMAGGKSAGDATGFGDQYDVDVNAKEGTITVTLPETILFDSGKATLKASAKGNLDGIVGVLKDKYSGRLIDVVGNTDSDPIKKSSWKDNWELSAQRALSVLRQLNSTGIPDDSIRAIGCGSSRPVAPNSGSGKSKNRRVEIVVHMK from the coding sequence ATGTTGGCTTTGAGAAAAAATGTTGTACTGTTGACGGTTGTGCTTACTTCGGTTGCTCTGTTGGGCGGCTGTACGGATTATAAGAAAAAATATAACTCCCTGAATGTTGAGCACCAGAATCTTAAGGGATTGTATGATAACTGCAAATCGACACTTGAAGGAAGCGCATCAGAAAAGGAAGCACTTGCAGGCAGATTAGCAGAAAGTCAGGCTGAACTTGAAAGAATGAAAAGTGAAATGGCAGGCGGGAAATCAGCCGGCGATGCTACAGGTTTCGGCGATCAATATGACGTTGACGTCAACGCTAAAGAAGGCACAATTACCGTTACACTGCCCGAAACGATTCTGTTCGATTCAGGTAAAGCGACATTAAAGGCTTCCGCAAAGGGCAATCTTGACGGAATCGTGGGCGTTCTAAAGGATAAATACAGCGGCAGACTGATTGATGTTGTCGGCAATACAGATTCAGACCCAATTAAGAAATCAAGTTGGAAAGACAACTGGGAACTGTCAGCACAAAGAGCTCTGTCAGTACTTAGACAATTAAATTCAACCGGCATTCCGGATGACAGCATCAGAGCTATTGGCTGCGGTTCAAGCAGACCTGTTGCTCCGAATTCAGGCAGCGGAAAATCAAAGAACAGAAGAGTTGAAATCGTTGTACATATGAAATAA